The following are from one region of the Anguilla rostrata isolate EN2019 chromosome 7, ASM1855537v3, whole genome shotgun sequence genome:
- the LOC135259885 gene encoding neuronal cell adhesion molecule-like isoform X10, whose protein sequence is MNRKRKYELLGGPALVLVLGHMISALEVPLDLPQPPTITHQSPKDYIIDPRENIVIHCEAKGKPHPSFSWTRNGTHFNIDKDPRVTMKSDSGTLVIDISRERAEVYEGVYQCIARNEHGTAVSNNIVIRQSRSPLWSKERNDPFVVQEGVSLILPCRPPAGLPPPIVFWMDNNFQRLPQSERVSQALNGDLYFSNVLTEDTRNDYICYARFPHTQTIQQKQPITVKVLNVDAINETMAALLNDTDFFGDSPVGERRPSFMLPPGSRSTKMVLRGEDLELECIAEGLPTPEISWSRENAELPSDRTSDHSFQKTLKIAEVTEADAGDYRCTASNVLDTVHHIITVIVKAAPYWRKAPKNLILAPRETGVLTCQAKGNPKPTVTWSMNGVPIENTPKDPSRTIDDDTITFSDAQTGSSAVYQCNVSNEYGYLLANAFVNVLNEPPRILTSLNQVYQVIRDTPALLDCASFGSPIPNITWFKEGENRVLSKDPYGLHENGTLEIHEAQPLNSGRYTCVATNDLGKKENHVYLEVKEPTRIVKQDEHKEVERSKNAVFECRVTHDPSLIPTVTWLKDSGELPDDERFVVDSDSLTITGVTEEDEGAYTCIMNTTLDQDSATAILTVVERPDPPTDLELTDLQSRSVQLTWTPGDEHNSEIQSFLIQYEDALHQPDVWLNLTDVPGSKTTALLDLSPYAHYAFRVLALNKMGLSQPSARSQEYRTMGAAPDENPSGVEGVGTEHDNMVISWKPLTGLQSNGPELQYKVIWRLKDVDNDWSSVTVANVSKFVVSGTPTFVPYEIKVQAVNKFGSGPEPEVFLGYSGEDLPTVAPGNIRVQVQNSTLAEVHWDPVPPETVRGRLKGYRVHYWKERSLHKHHPHLEEQQVLTFSRNKTHGKLPGLHPYSLYTFNVRAFNGRGDGQHSTNQQFKTPEGVPGLPALLRVTNIHLDSVTLEWEPPFERNGLLTGYTLRYQPINSTSELGPLEEVTLLPNETSFTLQNLKPITRYKFYLHANTAQGPGPARTEEAISIMDEAMASRQVDIATQGWFIGLMCAIALLILVLLIVCFIKRNKGGKYPVKEKEDAHADPEIQPMKEDDGTFGEYSDTEDHKPLKGSRTPSNGTVKKDDSDDSLVDYGEGGDGQFNEDGSFIGQYSGKKEKDTAEGNESSEAPSPVNAMNSFV, encoded by the exons atgaacaggaagaggaagtacGAGCTGCTCGGGGGGCCCGCGCTCGTGCTGGTCCTGGGTCACATGATCTCAGCGCTGGAAGTGCCTCTTGACC TTCCCCAGCCACCGACTATAACTCACCAGTCGCCGAAAGACTACATCATCGACCCGCGAGAAAACATCGTCATCCACTGCGAGGCCAAAGGGAAGCCCCATCCCAG CTTTTCGTGGACCAGAAACGGGACGCACTTCAACATCGACAAGGACCCGCGGGTCACCATGAAGTCAGACTCGGGGACCCTGGTGATCGACATCAGCCGGGAGAGGGCGGAGGTGTACGAGGGGGTGTACCAGTGCATCGCCCGGAACGAGCACGGGACCGCCGTCTCCAACAACATCGTCATCCGCCAGTCCC GGTCCCCCTTGTGGTCAAAAGAGAGAAATGACCCATTCGTCGTGCAGGAGGGCGTGTCCCTGATTCTGCCATGTCGGCCCCCGGCCGGCCTTCCTCCGCCAATCGTATTCTGGATGGACAACA ATTTCCAGAGGCTTCCCCAAAGCGAGCGCGTGTCCCAGGCCTTGAACGGAGACCTGTACTTCTCCAACGTGCTGACGGAGGACACCCGCAACGACTACATCTGCTACGCCAGGTTCCCGCACACGCAGACCATACAGCAGAAGCAGCCCATCACCGTGAAGGTCCTCAACG TGGATGCAATCAATGAGACAATGGCAGCTTTATTGAATGACACTGATTTTTTTGGTG ACAGCCCAGTGGGGGAGCGGCGGCCATCTTTTATGCTCCCACCGGGGTCCAGGAGCACCAAGATGGTCCTGAGGGGCGAGGACCTGGAGCTGGAATGCATCGCCGAGGGCCT gccGACCCCAGAGATCTCCTGGAGCAGGGAGAACGCAGAGCTGCCTAGCGACAGGACCTCCGATCACAGCTTCCAGAAGACTCTGAAGATTGCCGAGGTGACGGAGGCGGACGCGGGGGACTACCGCTGCACGGCCAGCAATGTCCTGGACACTGTTCACCACATCATCACCGTCATCGTGAAAG CTGCCCCGTACTGGAGAAAAGCCCCCAAAAACCTGATTCTGGCACCCCGTGAGACGGGCGTTCTCACCTGCCAGGCCAAGGGGAACCCCAAGCCCACAGTCACCTGGTCCATGAACGGCGTGCCCATTGAGA ATACACCCAAAGACCCCAGCAGGACGATTGATGATGACACCATCACCTTCTCCGACGCCCAGACCGGATCCAGTGCAGTGTACCAGTGCAACGTCTCCAATGAATATGGATATTTGCTGGCCAACGCATTTGTCAATGTCCTCA ACGAACCTCCGAGGATCCTGACATCACTCAACCAAGTGTACCAGGTGATCCGTGACACCCCGGCCCTGCTGGATTGTGCTTCTTTTGGGTCTCCCATACCGAACATCACATG GTTTAAGGAGGGCGAGAATAGGGTCCTCTCCAAGGACCCGTACGGCCTGCACGAGAACGGAACGTTAGAGATCCACGAGGCTCAGCCCCTCAACAGTGGCCGGTACACCTGCGTGGCCACAAATGACCTGGGCAAGAAGGAGAACCACGTCTACCTGGAGGTCAAAG AGCCCACCCGTATCGTGAAGCAAGACGAGCACAAGGAGGTGGAGAGAAGCAAAAACGCGGTCTTCGAGTGCAGGGTGACCCACGACCCCTCCCTGATCCCCACCGTCACCTGGCTGAAGGACAGCGGAGAGCTGCCCGACGACGAGAG GTTTGTGGTGGACTCCGACAGCCTGACCATCACCGGGGTGACTGAGGAGGACGAGGGCGCGTACACCTGCATCATGAACACTACGCTGGACCAGGACTCCGCCACCGCCATCCTCACCGTCGTCG AACGACCGGACCCGCCCACCGACCTGGAGCTGACGGACCTGCAGAGCCGAAGCGTCCAGCTCACCTGGACACCTGGAGACGAACACAACAGCGAAATCCAGA GCTTCCTCATCCAGTACGAGGACGCGCTTCACCAGCCCGACGTGTGGCTGAACCTCACCGACGTCCCGGGGTCCAAGACCACCgccctgctggacctgtcccCCTACGCGCACTACGCCTTCCGGGTCCTGGCGCTCAACAAGATGGGCCTGAGCCAGCCCAGCGCCCGGTCGCAGGAGTACAGGACCATGGGGGCAG CACCCGATGAAAACCCTTCTGGAGTGGAAGGTGTAGGAACCGAACACGACAACATGGTGATATCatggaag CCCCTGACAGGCCTGCAGTCCAACGGCCCCGAGCTGCAGTACAAAGTCATCTGGAGGCTGAAGGACGTGGACAACGACTGGTCCTCCGTGACGGTGGCCAACGTGTCCAAGTTCGTGGTCTCGGGGACGCCCACCTTCGTCCCGTACGAGATCAAGGTCCAGGCCGTGAACAAGTTCGGGAGCGGCCCGGAGCCGGAGGTGTTCCTGGGCTACTCTGGAGAGGACT TGCCCACGGTCGCCCCCGGCAACATCAGGGTCCAGGTGCAGAACAGCACGCTGGCGGAAGTGCACTGGGACCCCGTCCCTCCCGAAACGGTCCGGGGGCGACTGAAAGGCTACAGG GTGCACTACTGGAAGGAAAGGAGTCTGCACAAACACCACCCACacctggaggagcagcaggtCCTGACCTTcagcagaaataaaacccaCGGCAAGCTGCCCGGCCTCCACCCCTACAGCCTCTACACCTTCAACGTCCGGGCCTTCAACGGAAGAGGGGACGGGCAACACAGCACCAATCAGCAGTTCAAGACCCCCGAGGGAG TGCCCGGACTCCCGGCTCTCCTGAGGGTTACCAACATCCACCTGGACTCTGTGACTCTGGAGTGGGAGCCTCCATTCGAGCGCAATGGGCTCCTGACGGGATACACACTCAGATACCAGCCCA TCAACAGCACCAGCGAGCTTGGGCCGCTGGAGGAAGTGACTCTCCTGCCCAACGAGACTTCCTTCACTCTGCAGAATCTGAAGCCCATCACCCGCTACAAGTTTTACCTCCACGCAAACACGGCACAAGGCCCGGGACCTGCCAGGACAGAAGAAGCGATTTCCATTATGGATGAGG CCATGGCGAGCCGGCAGGTGGACATCGCCACGCAGGGCTGGTTCATCGGCCTAATGTGTGCCATCGCCCTGCTCATCCTGGTGCTGCTCATCGTCTGCTTCATCAAGAGGAACAAGGGGGGCAAGTACCCGG tgaaagaaaaagaggacgCTCACGCAGATCCCGAAATCCAGCCAATGAAGGAGGACGACGGAACCTTCGGGGAGTACAG CGACACCGAGGACCATAAGCCCCTGAAAGGGAGCCGCACGCCATCCAACGGGACGGTAAAGAAAGACGACAGTGACGACAGTTTAGTTGACTACGGGGAAGGCGGAGACGGGCAGTTCAACGAGGACGGATCGTTTATCGGACAGTACAGcgggaagaaggagaaggacacCGCCGAGGGGAACGAGAGCTCGGAGGCGCCCTCCCCCGTTAACGCCATGAACTCATTCGTGTAA
- the LOC135259885 gene encoding neuronal cell adhesion molecule-like isoform X2: MFSALTSAFLYHVCYACTNSLGPKTKVLEGFPQPPTITHQSPKDYIIDPRENIVIHCEAKGKPHPSFSWTRNGTHFNIDKDPRVTMKSDSGTLVIDISRERAEVYEGVYQCIARNEHGTAVSNNIVIRQSRSPLWSKERNDPFVVQEGVSLILPCRPPAGLPPPIVFWMDNNFQRLPQSERVSQALNGDLYFSNVLTEDTRNDYICYARFPHTQTIQQKQPITVKVLNVDAINETMAALLNDTDFFGDSPVGERRPSFMLPPGSRSTKMVLRGEDLELECIAEGLPTPEISWSRENAELPSDRTSDHSFQKTLKIAEVTEADAGDYRCTASNVLDTVHHIITVIVKAAPYWRKAPKNLILAPRETGVLTCQAKGNPKPTVTWSMNGVPIENTPKDPSRTIDDDTITFSDAQTGSSAVYQCNVSNEYGYLLANAFVNVLNEPPRILTSLNQVYQVIRDTPALLDCASFGSPIPNITWFKEGENRVLSKDPYGLHENGTLEIHEAQPLNSGRYTCVATNDLGKKENHVYLEVKEPTRIVKQDEHKEVERSKNAVFECRVTHDPSLIPTVTWLKDSGELPDDERFVVDSDSLTITGVTEEDEGAYTCIMNTTLDQDSATAILTVVEATPPPPIVYERPDPPTDLELTDLQSRSVQLTWTPGDEHNSEIQSFLIQYEDALHQPDVWLNLTDVPGSKTTALLDLSPYAHYAFRVLALNKMGLSQPSARSQEYRTMGAAPDENPSGVEGVGTEHDNMVISWKPLTGLQSNGPELQYKVIWRLKDVDNDWSSVTVANVSKFVVSGTPTFVPYEIKVQAVNKFGSGPEPEVFLGYSGEDLPTVAPGNIRVQVQNSTLAEVHWDPVPPETVRGRLKGYRVHYWKERSLHKHHPHLEEQQVLTFSRNKTHGKLPGLHPYSLYTFNVRAFNGRGDGQHSTNQQFKTPEGVPGLPALLRVTNIHLDSVTLEWEPPFERNGLLTGYTLRYQPINSTSELGPLEEVTLLPNETSFTLQNLKPITRYKFYLHANTAQGPGPARTEEAISIMDEALMGKPAVEVGKGRTEPPHPISPITQSPRPTFRKVPPAVPAFGNVSWSVRENGAVINWEYWGADKSVYVEYVVENSKEDWKREYVNGSQTYQIEGLKPGTSYRVRVVARDQSDAIVHSTEDLSITVPAMASRQVDIATQGWFIGLMCAIALLILVLLIVCFIKRNKGGKYPVKEKEDAHADPEIQPMKEDDGTFGEYSDTEDHKPLKGSRTPSNGTVKKDDSDDSLVDYGEGGDGQFNEDGSFIGQYSGKKEKDTAEGNESSEAPSPVNAMNSFV, from the exons ATGTTCTCAGCACTAACGTCCGCTTTTCTTTATCATGTCTGTTATGCCTGCACCAATTCTTTGGGGCCAAAAACTAAAGTTCTGGAAGGAT TTCCCCAGCCACCGACTATAACTCACCAGTCGCCGAAAGACTACATCATCGACCCGCGAGAAAACATCGTCATCCACTGCGAGGCCAAAGGGAAGCCCCATCCCAG CTTTTCGTGGACCAGAAACGGGACGCACTTCAACATCGACAAGGACCCGCGGGTCACCATGAAGTCAGACTCGGGGACCCTGGTGATCGACATCAGCCGGGAGAGGGCGGAGGTGTACGAGGGGGTGTACCAGTGCATCGCCCGGAACGAGCACGGGACCGCCGTCTCCAACAACATCGTCATCCGCCAGTCCC GGTCCCCCTTGTGGTCAAAAGAGAGAAATGACCCATTCGTCGTGCAGGAGGGCGTGTCCCTGATTCTGCCATGTCGGCCCCCGGCCGGCCTTCCTCCGCCAATCGTATTCTGGATGGACAACA ATTTCCAGAGGCTTCCCCAAAGCGAGCGCGTGTCCCAGGCCTTGAACGGAGACCTGTACTTCTCCAACGTGCTGACGGAGGACACCCGCAACGACTACATCTGCTACGCCAGGTTCCCGCACACGCAGACCATACAGCAGAAGCAGCCCATCACCGTGAAGGTCCTCAACG TGGATGCAATCAATGAGACAATGGCAGCTTTATTGAATGACACTGATTTTTTTGGTG ACAGCCCAGTGGGGGAGCGGCGGCCATCTTTTATGCTCCCACCGGGGTCCAGGAGCACCAAGATGGTCCTGAGGGGCGAGGACCTGGAGCTGGAATGCATCGCCGAGGGCCT gccGACCCCAGAGATCTCCTGGAGCAGGGAGAACGCAGAGCTGCCTAGCGACAGGACCTCCGATCACAGCTTCCAGAAGACTCTGAAGATTGCCGAGGTGACGGAGGCGGACGCGGGGGACTACCGCTGCACGGCCAGCAATGTCCTGGACACTGTTCACCACATCATCACCGTCATCGTGAAAG CTGCCCCGTACTGGAGAAAAGCCCCCAAAAACCTGATTCTGGCACCCCGTGAGACGGGCGTTCTCACCTGCCAGGCCAAGGGGAACCCCAAGCCCACAGTCACCTGGTCCATGAACGGCGTGCCCATTGAGA ATACACCCAAAGACCCCAGCAGGACGATTGATGATGACACCATCACCTTCTCCGACGCCCAGACCGGATCCAGTGCAGTGTACCAGTGCAACGTCTCCAATGAATATGGATATTTGCTGGCCAACGCATTTGTCAATGTCCTCA ACGAACCTCCGAGGATCCTGACATCACTCAACCAAGTGTACCAGGTGATCCGTGACACCCCGGCCCTGCTGGATTGTGCTTCTTTTGGGTCTCCCATACCGAACATCACATG GTTTAAGGAGGGCGAGAATAGGGTCCTCTCCAAGGACCCGTACGGCCTGCACGAGAACGGAACGTTAGAGATCCACGAGGCTCAGCCCCTCAACAGTGGCCGGTACACCTGCGTGGCCACAAATGACCTGGGCAAGAAGGAGAACCACGTCTACCTGGAGGTCAAAG AGCCCACCCGTATCGTGAAGCAAGACGAGCACAAGGAGGTGGAGAGAAGCAAAAACGCGGTCTTCGAGTGCAGGGTGACCCACGACCCCTCCCTGATCCCCACCGTCACCTGGCTGAAGGACAGCGGAGAGCTGCCCGACGACGAGAG GTTTGTGGTGGACTCCGACAGCCTGACCATCACCGGGGTGACTGAGGAGGACGAGGGCGCGTACACCTGCATCATGAACACTACGCTGGACCAGGACTCCGCCACCGCCATCCTCACCGTCGTCG AGGCTACCCCACCTCCACCTATCGTCTACG AACGACCGGACCCGCCCACCGACCTGGAGCTGACGGACCTGCAGAGCCGAAGCGTCCAGCTCACCTGGACACCTGGAGACGAACACAACAGCGAAATCCAGA GCTTCCTCATCCAGTACGAGGACGCGCTTCACCAGCCCGACGTGTGGCTGAACCTCACCGACGTCCCGGGGTCCAAGACCACCgccctgctggacctgtcccCCTACGCGCACTACGCCTTCCGGGTCCTGGCGCTCAACAAGATGGGCCTGAGCCAGCCCAGCGCCCGGTCGCAGGAGTACAGGACCATGGGGGCAG CACCCGATGAAAACCCTTCTGGAGTGGAAGGTGTAGGAACCGAACACGACAACATGGTGATATCatggaag CCCCTGACAGGCCTGCAGTCCAACGGCCCCGAGCTGCAGTACAAAGTCATCTGGAGGCTGAAGGACGTGGACAACGACTGGTCCTCCGTGACGGTGGCCAACGTGTCCAAGTTCGTGGTCTCGGGGACGCCCACCTTCGTCCCGTACGAGATCAAGGTCCAGGCCGTGAACAAGTTCGGGAGCGGCCCGGAGCCGGAGGTGTTCCTGGGCTACTCTGGAGAGGACT TGCCCACGGTCGCCCCCGGCAACATCAGGGTCCAGGTGCAGAACAGCACGCTGGCGGAAGTGCACTGGGACCCCGTCCCTCCCGAAACGGTCCGGGGGCGACTGAAAGGCTACAGG GTGCACTACTGGAAGGAAAGGAGTCTGCACAAACACCACCCACacctggaggagcagcaggtCCTGACCTTcagcagaaataaaacccaCGGCAAGCTGCCCGGCCTCCACCCCTACAGCCTCTACACCTTCAACGTCCGGGCCTTCAACGGAAGAGGGGACGGGCAACACAGCACCAATCAGCAGTTCAAGACCCCCGAGGGAG TGCCCGGACTCCCGGCTCTCCTGAGGGTTACCAACATCCACCTGGACTCTGTGACTCTGGAGTGGGAGCCTCCATTCGAGCGCAATGGGCTCCTGACGGGATACACACTCAGATACCAGCCCA TCAACAGCACCAGCGAGCTTGGGCCGCTGGAGGAAGTGACTCTCCTGCCCAACGAGACTTCCTTCACTCTGCAGAATCTGAAGCCCATCACCCGCTACAAGTTTTACCTCCACGCAAACACGGCACAAGGCCCGGGACCTGCCAGGACAGAAGAAGCGATTTCCATTATGGATGAGG CTTTAATGGGAAAGCCCGCAGTAGAAGTGGGCAAAG GGCGTACAGAACCCCCTCATCCAATCTCACCAATCACACAGTCTCCGCGCCCTACATTTCGCAAGG TGCCTCCCGCCGTTCCGGCTTTTGGGAATGTTAGCTGGTCCGTCAGGGAGAACGGAGCCGTTATCAATTGGGAATACTGGGGAGCCGATAAGAGCGTTTATGTTGAATATGTCGTAGAAAACA GTAAAGAAGATTGGAAAAGAGAGTATGTTAATGGCTCCCAGACGTATCAGATAGAAGGCTTAAAGCCGGGAACTTCGTATAGAGTGCGAGTTGTCGCTAGAGATCAGTCCGACGCGATCGTGCACAGTACAGAGGATTTATCGATTACGGTTCCAG CCATGGCGAGCCGGCAGGTGGACATCGCCACGCAGGGCTGGTTCATCGGCCTAATGTGTGCCATCGCCCTGCTCATCCTGGTGCTGCTCATCGTCTGCTTCATCAAGAGGAACAAGGGGGGCAAGTACCCGG tgaaagaaaaagaggacgCTCACGCAGATCCCGAAATCCAGCCAATGAAGGAGGACGACGGAACCTTCGGGGAGTACAG CGACACCGAGGACCATAAGCCCCTGAAAGGGAGCCGCACGCCATCCAACGGGACGGTAAAGAAAGACGACAGTGACGACAGTTTAGTTGACTACGGGGAAGGCGGAGACGGGCAGTTCAACGAGGACGGATCGTTTATCGGACAGTACAGcgggaagaaggagaaggacacCGCCGAGGGGAACGAGAGCTCGGAGGCGCCCTCCCCCGTTAACGCCATGAACTCATTCGTGTAA
- the LOC135259885 gene encoding neuronal cell adhesion molecule-like isoform X9, giving the protein MNRKRKYELLGGPALVLVLGHMISALEVPLDLPQPPTITHQSPKDYIIDPRENIVIHCEAKGKPHPSFSWTRNGTHFNIDKDPRVTMKSDSGTLVIDISRERAEVYEGVYQCIARNEHGTAVSNNIVIRQSRSPLWSKERNDPFVVQEGVSLILPCRPPAGLPPPIVFWMDNNFQRLPQSERVSQALNGDLYFSNVLTEDTRNDYICYARFPHTQTIQQKQPITVKVLNVDAINETMAALLNDTDFFGDSPVGERRPSFMLPPGSRSTKMVLRGEDLELECIAEGLPTPEISWSRENAELPSDRTSDHSFQKTLKIAEVTEADAGDYRCTASNVLDTVHHIITVIVKAAPYWRKAPKNLILAPRETGVLTCQAKGNPKPTVTWSMNGVPIENTPKDPSRTIDDDTITFSDAQTGSSAVYQCNVSNEYGYLLANAFVNVLNEPPRILTSLNQVYQVIRDTPALLDCASFGSPIPNITWFKEGENRVLSKDPYGLHENGTLEIHEAQPLNSGRYTCVATNDLGKKENHVYLEVKEPTRIVKQDEHKEVERSKNAVFECRVTHDPSLIPTVTWLKDSGELPDDERFVVDSDSLTITGVTEEDEGAYTCIMNTTLDQDSATAILTVVEATPPPPIVYERPDPPTDLELTDLQSRSVQLTWTPGDEHNSEIQSFLIQYEDALHQPDVWLNLTDVPGSKTTALLDLSPYAHYAFRVLALNKMGLSQPSARSQEYRTMGAAPDENPSGVEGVGTEHDNMVISWKPLTGLQSNGPELQYKVIWRLKDVDNDWSSVTVANVSKFVVSGTPTFVPYEIKVQAVNKFGSGPEPEVFLGYSGEDLPTVAPGNIRVQVQNSTLAEVHWDPVPPETVRGRLKGYRVHYWKERSLHKHHPHLEEQQVLTFSRNKTHGKLPGLHPYSLYTFNVRAFNGRGDGQHSTNQQFKTPEGVPGLPALLRVTNIHLDSVTLEWEPPFERNGLLTGYTLRYQPINSTSELGPLEEVTLLPNETSFTLQNLKPITRYKFYLHANTAQGPGPARTEEAISIMDEAMASRQVDIATQGWFIGLMCAIALLILVLLIVCFIKRNKGGKYPVKEKEDAHADPEIQPMKEDDGTFGEYSDTEDHKPLKGSRTPSNGTVKKDDSDDSLVDYGEGGDGQFNEDGSFIGQYSGKKEKDTAEGNESSEAPSPVNAMNSFV; this is encoded by the exons atgaacaggaagaggaagtacGAGCTGCTCGGGGGGCCCGCGCTCGTGCTGGTCCTGGGTCACATGATCTCAGCGCTGGAAGTGCCTCTTGACC TTCCCCAGCCACCGACTATAACTCACCAGTCGCCGAAAGACTACATCATCGACCCGCGAGAAAACATCGTCATCCACTGCGAGGCCAAAGGGAAGCCCCATCCCAG CTTTTCGTGGACCAGAAACGGGACGCACTTCAACATCGACAAGGACCCGCGGGTCACCATGAAGTCAGACTCGGGGACCCTGGTGATCGACATCAGCCGGGAGAGGGCGGAGGTGTACGAGGGGGTGTACCAGTGCATCGCCCGGAACGAGCACGGGACCGCCGTCTCCAACAACATCGTCATCCGCCAGTCCC GGTCCCCCTTGTGGTCAAAAGAGAGAAATGACCCATTCGTCGTGCAGGAGGGCGTGTCCCTGATTCTGCCATGTCGGCCCCCGGCCGGCCTTCCTCCGCCAATCGTATTCTGGATGGACAACA ATTTCCAGAGGCTTCCCCAAAGCGAGCGCGTGTCCCAGGCCTTGAACGGAGACCTGTACTTCTCCAACGTGCTGACGGAGGACACCCGCAACGACTACATCTGCTACGCCAGGTTCCCGCACACGCAGACCATACAGCAGAAGCAGCCCATCACCGTGAAGGTCCTCAACG TGGATGCAATCAATGAGACAATGGCAGCTTTATTGAATGACACTGATTTTTTTGGTG ACAGCCCAGTGGGGGAGCGGCGGCCATCTTTTATGCTCCCACCGGGGTCCAGGAGCACCAAGATGGTCCTGAGGGGCGAGGACCTGGAGCTGGAATGCATCGCCGAGGGCCT gccGACCCCAGAGATCTCCTGGAGCAGGGAGAACGCAGAGCTGCCTAGCGACAGGACCTCCGATCACAGCTTCCAGAAGACTCTGAAGATTGCCGAGGTGACGGAGGCGGACGCGGGGGACTACCGCTGCACGGCCAGCAATGTCCTGGACACTGTTCACCACATCATCACCGTCATCGTGAAAG CTGCCCCGTACTGGAGAAAAGCCCCCAAAAACCTGATTCTGGCACCCCGTGAGACGGGCGTTCTCACCTGCCAGGCCAAGGGGAACCCCAAGCCCACAGTCACCTGGTCCATGAACGGCGTGCCCATTGAGA ATACACCCAAAGACCCCAGCAGGACGATTGATGATGACACCATCACCTTCTCCGACGCCCAGACCGGATCCAGTGCAGTGTACCAGTGCAACGTCTCCAATGAATATGGATATTTGCTGGCCAACGCATTTGTCAATGTCCTCA ACGAACCTCCGAGGATCCTGACATCACTCAACCAAGTGTACCAGGTGATCCGTGACACCCCGGCCCTGCTGGATTGTGCTTCTTTTGGGTCTCCCATACCGAACATCACATG GTTTAAGGAGGGCGAGAATAGGGTCCTCTCCAAGGACCCGTACGGCCTGCACGAGAACGGAACGTTAGAGATCCACGAGGCTCAGCCCCTCAACAGTGGCCGGTACACCTGCGTGGCCACAAATGACCTGGGCAAGAAGGAGAACCACGTCTACCTGGAGGTCAAAG AGCCCACCCGTATCGTGAAGCAAGACGAGCACAAGGAGGTGGAGAGAAGCAAAAACGCGGTCTTCGAGTGCAGGGTGACCCACGACCCCTCCCTGATCCCCACCGTCACCTGGCTGAAGGACAGCGGAGAGCTGCCCGACGACGAGAG GTTTGTGGTGGACTCCGACAGCCTGACCATCACCGGGGTGACTGAGGAGGACGAGGGCGCGTACACCTGCATCATGAACACTACGCTGGACCAGGACTCCGCCACCGCCATCCTCACCGTCGTCG AGGCTACCCCACCTCCACCTATCGTCTACG AACGACCGGACCCGCCCACCGACCTGGAGCTGACGGACCTGCAGAGCCGAAGCGTCCAGCTCACCTGGACACCTGGAGACGAACACAACAGCGAAATCCAGA GCTTCCTCATCCAGTACGAGGACGCGCTTCACCAGCCCGACGTGTGGCTGAACCTCACCGACGTCCCGGGGTCCAAGACCACCgccctgctggacctgtcccCCTACGCGCACTACGCCTTCCGGGTCCTGGCGCTCAACAAGATGGGCCTGAGCCAGCCCAGCGCCCGGTCGCAGGAGTACAGGACCATGGGGGCAG CACCCGATGAAAACCCTTCTGGAGTGGAAGGTGTAGGAACCGAACACGACAACATGGTGATATCatggaag CCCCTGACAGGCCTGCAGTCCAACGGCCCCGAGCTGCAGTACAAAGTCATCTGGAGGCTGAAGGACGTGGACAACGACTGGTCCTCCGTGACGGTGGCCAACGTGTCCAAGTTCGTGGTCTCGGGGACGCCCACCTTCGTCCCGTACGAGATCAAGGTCCAGGCCGTGAACAAGTTCGGGAGCGGCCCGGAGCCGGAGGTGTTCCTGGGCTACTCTGGAGAGGACT TGCCCACGGTCGCCCCCGGCAACATCAGGGTCCAGGTGCAGAACAGCACGCTGGCGGAAGTGCACTGGGACCCCGTCCCTCCCGAAACGGTCCGGGGGCGACTGAAAGGCTACAGG GTGCACTACTGGAAGGAAAGGAGTCTGCACAAACACCACCCACacctggaggagcagcaggtCCTGACCTTcagcagaaataaaacccaCGGCAAGCTGCCCGGCCTCCACCCCTACAGCCTCTACACCTTCAACGTCCGGGCCTTCAACGGAAGAGGGGACGGGCAACACAGCACCAATCAGCAGTTCAAGACCCCCGAGGGAG TGCCCGGACTCCCGGCTCTCCTGAGGGTTACCAACATCCACCTGGACTCTGTGACTCTGGAGTGGGAGCCTCCATTCGAGCGCAATGGGCTCCTGACGGGATACACACTCAGATACCAGCCCA TCAACAGCACCAGCGAGCTTGGGCCGCTGGAGGAAGTGACTCTCCTGCCCAACGAGACTTCCTTCACTCTGCAGAATCTGAAGCCCATCACCCGCTACAAGTTTTACCTCCACGCAAACACGGCACAAGGCCCGGGACCTGCCAGGACAGAAGAAGCGATTTCCATTATGGATGAGG CCATGGCGAGCCGGCAGGTGGACATCGCCACGCAGGGCTGGTTCATCGGCCTAATGTGTGCCATCGCCCTGCTCATCCTGGTGCTGCTCATCGTCTGCTTCATCAAGAGGAACAAGGGGGGCAAGTACCCGG tgaaagaaaaagaggacgCTCACGCAGATCCCGAAATCCAGCCAATGAAGGAGGACGACGGAACCTTCGGGGAGTACAG CGACACCGAGGACCATAAGCCCCTGAAAGGGAGCCGCACGCCATCCAACGGGACGGTAAAGAAAGACGACAGTGACGACAGTTTAGTTGACTACGGGGAAGGCGGAGACGGGCAGTTCAACGAGGACGGATCGTTTATCGGACAGTACAGcgggaagaaggagaaggacacCGCCGAGGGGAACGAGAGCTCGGAGGCGCCCTCCCCCGTTAACGCCATGAACTCATTCGTGTAA